The sequence CGAAGATTTAGGAGTGAAAAAGGGCGTGAGTGTATGTGGGGTAAGGGGGTGTGTGAGGTTTGGGGTTTTGTAAGAGTGAGTTACTTGGGGACAGAAGATAGGTTCCTATAATATGGATTATGCCAACTAGGCGCTTTATGCTTGGTGGTAATTTTGAAATGATTCATGTGCTGGGATACCGCTCCGTCCAACCACTCCGCGTCCTGCGGGGCACGGCTGAAGCTAACTTTGTAAAGAAAATCACTTTACAAAGTGGATCTTCAGCGCCTGCCTGTCCCGCGGGAGTCTCCGTGGTTGGCCTACGCTAGGATGTGGACTCTACAACTTTTGTAAGAGATAGCATATTGATCACTGTATATATAACAGCAATTGAATGAATAACATAATGCCTAGATCCACTGCTTTTAGCTGTTCCATATGATGTAGCACTTCCCTAAAGCGTAGGAAATAGGCGGAGACTCCCGTGGAATCAGCGCGAGCTGAAGATCCACTTGGTCTGTGCCTGTGTCTGCAAGTATCGCTTCGAAGTGAGCTTCCTCGGCACAAGGCAGCAAAGATGCTGTTCAAGTAGTAGCCTAGCTGAAGCCGTGCCCACAGGACGCGGAGCCTATTTCCGGAGCTTTGCAACGCAGATAAAATATTTCAAAATGACTGTTTTGCCATATAGCCTTAGTTGACATAATCCATATTATGGGAAGTTGTTTATTGATTAAGTCAATTAGGACCGGGCGGGTTATGGCCGGTTTTTCTTACTTATAAGTTAGCTAGTCAAAAAGTTAAAGAACTTGCATTTTCTCTTATTAGTTCGGGGTAGTAGAGTTACAAAACACGCTCTGTTAGAATCGTGGTAGGTTAAAATACATATATTGGAGTGAATGGAATGTTAATCGGTCACATCAAAGAAATTGTCCGCCATCCTGTAAAATCGCTTCGAGGTGAAGCGGTACAACAATCTAAAATAATGGATTATGGTCTGTATGGAGACCGCAGCCACGCTTATTTGGATCAAACAAAAGAAACGGATTTTTTAACGATAGCACAATTTCAGGAAATGGTTCGGTATCAGGCGAGATTTGTTGGAGAAGAATCTTTGGACAAGTACCCAAATGTTGAGGTGATTACACCAGAAGGAGAGGTTTTTGATTGGCAAGATCAAGGCTTAATCGAAGAAATGGAAGACAAATCCCAACGAAAAATTTCTACTAGACAATACACGCCGTCACATGTTCCGATTGGCCCCATTGCGGTAGAACATGTTCTCCTCGCAACAGATGCTTCTTTGGATAAGTTGGAAGAATTATGGGGGAAGGACCGAGTAGATTTGAGACGTTTTCGACCAAATTTATTTATTTCATTACTTGATAAGAAACCATTTATTGAAGAAGAATGGATTGGTCGTCGCATTAAGATCGGACAGGAAGTAGAAATGGAATTTGTCGGACATTGTAAAAGGTGTATGATCATAACGGTTGATCCAGAAGATGCCGAACGAGACCCGAGCTTACATAAAACCGTTATAAAAGAAAGGAAAAATAATTTTGGAGTTTATGCATCTGTGATCAAAACAGGTGATATTCATCTCGATGATGAAGTTCATTTAGTGGAGTAGTATGAATGAATTCGGCCTCAATATATTTTATCACGGCGCTAACCGTCCGTAATGATACTTCTTCAAAATGCGAGAGATAAATAAGAAACTAAGAGGGAGATAAACGGACAATAAGTTTCGCTAGCAATCAATGGGGTCAAACCCTCCCTGATTGAAGTCTCACTTTATTCTGTATAACTGAATTGTTGAAGAAGTATCTTCTATCATTTTAAAAATCAATGAATGAGCCCATCTGTCATTAGAAATGTGAACGCACTGCCTATATGCTATACTAGAGAAAAAACAGGGTGATAAAATATATGCAAAAAAGGCTATCAGACAGTGTAGCGGATGATTTAATGTCGATGATTACAATAGAGAAACGCTTTGTTCCGGGCGATAAGCTTCCAAACGAAAATGAGTTATCAGAGGAGCTGAATATTAGCAGGACAACCCTTCGTGAGGCGATTCGAATATTGGTGACGAACGGTATTTTAGAAATTAGACGTGGAAAAGGTACATATATTATAGATGATCTTGATATAAAAAGTTTAGAATCCTTAAGCTTTCTTACTGATGCCAAAATTAATGCGAAAGATTTATACGAAATGCGTCTAATCTTTGAACCAGAAGCGGCTTATTACGCAACAACGAGAGCAAGTGACGCCGAATTGAAACGTATATTGGACTATGGTAAGCAAATCGAAGAGAAAATAAAGCGTTATGAGGATCGTACCGATGTTGAACAAAAATTCCATAAATCTATCGTGAAAGCGACGCATAATGAATTCATGGAAAAGCTGATGCCAGTTATTTATCAAGCGATCGATAAGGGAGTCATCCTCTCCAAGAAAAAAGAATTAGCGATCAAAGACACGATCAACGATCATAATATGATTATGGAATTCATGCTGAATCGCAATCCCGAAGGTGCGAGAAGTGCAATGAGGATTCATATTTTGCATGCAATGAGAGAGTTAGGGATTGAATGATTTTTGATGATATAGAAGTAAACATGCCGAATATAATAGGCAGTTGTATATGATTTATGTTAGCTAGGACCGGTGGGCTTTCCCTCGTTTTTCTTAAAATATAAGAAATAAACGTTCGGCACAATTTTGTCCGAACGTTTATTTTGGTGAAATTATATGAATCTATTATTTATATACTCATCACACCGCCGTTTGAAGCGTTTGTTACAAGTTTTGAATATCTGCCTAACCAGCCATTTTTAATCTTTGGCTCAAAAGGTTTCAAAGATTTTCTGCGCTCTTCTAACACGTCGTCCGATACGTTAACATTAAGGGTTCGATTTGGTAAGTCGATGATAATTTTATCTCCATTTTCGATCAATGCAATAGGTCCTCCCTCTGCTGCTTCAGGAGAAATATGTCCGATTGAAATACCGCGGGATGCACCTGAAAAACGACCATCTGTCAGTAACGCCACCGTACTGCCTAAACCACGGCCCATAATAGCTGATGTTGGAGCTAACATCTCCGGCATTCCAGGTCCACCTTTAGGGCCTTCATACCGAATTACGACAACATGTCCTTCTTTGACCGCACCATTATCAATCGCTTCTTGTGCTTCCTCCTGAGAATCAAAGACAATGGCTTCACCTTCAAATTCTTTAATCGCCGGATCCACAGCTCCTACTTTAATAACCGCACCTTCAGGGGCAATGTTACCGTATAAAATCGATAAACCACCGACCGGACTGTATGGATTATCTTTTGTACGAATCACCTGTTCATTCGTAATTTGATAGCCACTAACTAATTCTCCCATCGTCTTACCCGTTATTGTTAATCGATCTGGATGGATTGCGTCAGGTATTTTTGTTAATTCGTTAATGATGGAGCTCACGCCACCTGCCTTATTAATGTCATCCATGGAGAGATCGGATGCAGGCATAATCTTCGCAAGGTATGGAACGCGGGCTGCAATTTTATTAACATCGGCAAGGTTATAATCGATACCTGCTTCATTGGCAATCGCGAGTGTGTGCAGCACTGTATTGGTAGATCCACCCATGGCCATATCGAGTGCGAATGCATCATCGATTGCTTCTTTTGTAATGATATCGCGTGGTTTCACATCATCATCAACCATACGAATAAGATGTTTAGCCGCTTCACGAATCAATTCTTTACGTTTATCACTTGTCGCCACAATCGATCCATTTCCAGGGAGGGCTACACCTAACATTTCCATTAAACAGTTCATCGAATTTGCGGTGAACATTCCCGAACATGATCCACAGGTTGGACAAGCGTTATTCTCGATATCATTAAATTCTTCTTCGGTCATCTTTCCAGATTTGTAGGCACCTACCCCTTCAAAAACAGAAGTCAGTGAAAGCTGCTTTCCACTTGAACTAGTACCAGCTTCCATTGGACCACCAGACACAAATACGGAAGGTACATTGGTACGAGCGGCAGCCATTAGCATACCAGGTGTAATTTTGTCGCAGTTAGGAATATAAAATACACCATCAAACCAGTGTGCATTTATAACCGTTTCTGCACTGTCAGCAATCAGCTCACGGCTCGGTAATGAGTAGCGCATGCCGATATGCCCCATTGCAATACCATCGTCGACACCAATCGTATTAAATTCAAAAGGAATACCGCCAGCTTCAATGATAGCTTCTTTTACTACTTCAGCAAATTCGCGTAAATGGACATGACCAGGAATGATATCAATATAGGAGTTGCAAATGCCGATAAATGGTTTTCCCAAATCCTTTGCTTTTACTTTTCCTGTAGCATACAACAAGCTACGATGAGGAGCACGATCTACCCCAATTTTAATCGTGTCACTTCTTCTCATCTGCACACACATCCTTTAATTTTTATTTGTTTAATGTATTTTATAATGTATGTTGTCTGCTGTCAATAACGTTGTATGACTATTAGGGGGTTTTTAAAATAGATGTATTGTTTTTTCTTGAGATTATCGTTGTGTTATATATAAGTTATATAAGATAAATAGGTTGTTTTATCCTATATGTTAATTCTTTTGATGGATAAAGCTGAAACATTACCAAATAAATGGTTATATTTTTTAAGAAAACCTGTATAATCTAGGTTAACTGTAACAATAGATTGGGGGAAGACGGACATGAATATTGATGATTTTCAACAATGGGTTAAAAACTATTACGAAGAGCGCGGCTGGTCAGAGTTAGATATTTTTATCCGAATAGGATTTTTAGCGGAGGAAACGGGAGAAGTGGCACGGGCGATAAGAGCACTTGAAATTGGCAGAGACAGACCAGATGAAGTGGCCGGTTCATTAGATGAACAGAAACAAGAGCTTACAGAGGAATTGGGTGATGTACTCGGGAATCTTATTGTAATAGCGAACAAATACGATATTTCCCTGGAAAGTATTCTTCAGTCCCACCGTAAAAAACTAAATAGTCGTTATACTGACTCAAATTAAGCAGTTTCAGAAGGGGATACAAACTGATGAAGAAATGTTTAATGATGGATTTGGACGATACTTTATGTGATTACCAGCAGGCTAAGCACAATGCTAAGAGAAAAATAGAGCAATATGTAAGTGCCAGAGAGATAAATGCCGAACGTTTTTGGGATCGATACGAGAAGATAGAACCTGAATTATTCAATCAATTCACGAGAAAAAAGATAACTATTGCAGAATATAGATTCAGAAGGTTTGCTGAAGCACTAGATTCGCCTACAGCGGAATTTGTCACTACTTTAAATAAGATTTATATGGATGAAGCCAATCAAAATATAGAGCTTTTCCCTGATGCGAAGCTTTTTCTCGAGAAATTGTCAGAGTCAGATTTTGAGTTGGCATTACTTACCAATGGTCCTGCTGACGGCCAGCGTAAAAAGATCGCCTCACTGGGGCTTGAAAAATATATAAAGCATTTTTATATCAGCTCTGAAACAGGATTTTCTAAGCCCGATAAGAAAGCGTTCTGCCACGTATTAGATGCATTACATGTGGTGGAATCTCAAGCATGGATGATTGGAGACTCTATTAAATACGATATGGAAGGTGCGAAAGCGTCCGGAATGAGAGGAATTTTAGTTGACCGGTATCATCGCTATACAGGTCGTGATTGGGTGAAAGTCGGCTCATTGACTGAATTGCTAGGAACTAAGCGGCATTTTATAGAGTAATAACTATAAAATGGTGATAATGGTAGAGGTAGTGATTGAAAATATGGTAATCTAATAAGAAATATTAATCGATTAACGAAAGAGGTGCACCTGTATGTCGAAAAATGAACGGAACCCTACTGTGGATATGTATCTGGAAAAGGAATCAAAATGGAAGGAAGAATTCGTGAAGCTTCGTGAGATTGTACTTGATTGTGAGCTGACAGAGGACTTTAAGTGGAAACATCCCTGCTATACACTAAATAATAAAAATGTTGTCCTGATTCATGGGTTTAAAGATTATTGTGCATTGCTGTTTCACAAGGGGGCATTGTTAAAGGATCCGCATAACATGCTGATACAACAAACGGAAAACGTACAAGCAGCCCGCCAGTTGCGGTTTACTAATCTGGAAGAAATAGTCGACAATGCTGAGTTCGTGAAGGAATATATCTTGCAAGCTATTGAAGTGGAAAAGGCCGGGTTGGAAGTGGAATTGAAAAAGCACGAAGAATACAATACCCCGAAGAACTCCAGCAGAAATTCGATGAACTTCCTGAATTACAAACTGCTTTTGAAAAATTAACTCCCGGAAGACAACGCGCATATATTTTTCATTTCTCTAAAGCAAAACGATCCGCGACGAGAGCATCCAGAATCGAAAAAAGCATAAAACCGATTATGGAAGGAAAAGGGCTGAATGATTAGCTGCAGATAACCAGGAGGGGATAGGATGATTCGAAAGCTAAACGCTAATGATCATGATTCAGTCATGGCGCTTATTGGACATAAGCCTGCGGAAAATTTGTTCATTATTGGCGATATTGAGGCTTATGGGTATGACGCAGATATCCAAGAGCTTTGGGGACAATTCGAAAACGAAAAACTGATAGCGATTTTGTTACGCTACGAACAGAATTATATACCGTTTAGCGAGCAAGCGTATGATGTTCAAGGTTTTGCAGAAATTATCAATAATGCTGGTGGCCGATTAGAAATAAGTGGATTAAAGTACATAATAGAACCGTTAAAACCATTGATAAAAAGAGAGGTTAAGAAACTTCATGAGACCTATTATGCTAAATGTAGTGCCATAAGTTATGAAGTCGAGCAGGAACGTTTGCTTCAGGTCAGTTATTTACAGGCCTCCGAATATAAAGACAACGTTGATATGTTACGTTCAATTCCTGAATTTGAAGGTGGCTACTTTAGTGTGGAAGCGAGGAAGCGTGAAGCGGAAGATAAAACAGGAAGAACGTATATCGTACGAAACGAGCAAGGTACAATGGTTGCCTCTGCATCTTCTACAGCAGAGAATTCGCAATCTGCGATGATTGTTGGTGTGGGAACAAGACCAGCATATGAACGGCAGGGATATGCAACATTATGTATGGAAAAGCTGTGCAGCGAACTGTTAGCAGAAGGCAAATCACTTTGTCTGTTTTACGACAATCCGGCAGCGGGAAATATTTATAAGCGGATGGGATTTGAGGATATTGGGTTTTGGACGATGATTCGATATGAGTAATACCAATTTAGTATAAAAAGTTGGAGAGAGTACACCTATATATACCCTCTCCTTTTACTTTGATTAAGAAATAATTTAAAGGTGGTGCCTAGATTGGAAATACTGTTAAGCCTTGTATTTCTGTTTCTAATTAGTTATTACAACTATAAGTTAATCCAAGTCTTGCGGAAAATGAAGAAACAAATAATCCTGCCAACAACCAGTGAAGAGTTGATATCTTTAAGAAGACACCCTCAGCAGACAGTGGATTTTCCCAGCTATTCTACACAAAAAACAGCACTGTTCATGTATGCTTTTATTCTGCTGTTATTAAGTATTATATTCATTTATGACTTACTTTCAAACGAGTTTCAGTCTGTTTATTTAGTATTAATTCCAGCTTACATCTATTCACAGCAGCTCTTCAATCTATTTGCTGTTGTTGATGATGGCATAATCAGTGGCAGTCGATTTATTCCTTGGGATAAAATGAAATCCTTTCAGCTTATTCCGATCGATATCAACCATAAATACTATGGCTTCGAAAAAGAAGTGAATCACAATGGCTTTGAGCTAAAAATAAAAACTGGTATTAGCTCGATAAGCTGTATTATTACTTCAAAAGAGATGAAGACAAAGTTGGTGCAAATTCTAAATAAGAAAATTCATAATGAATCGAGTAGTCTGAAATGGAGCAACGAGTAAACGATTTGATGGATTACTAACTTCAAATACTTGAAATTATTAACAAAAGGCACTATAATATATCTATATTGTATAACAAGATACTAAATATCTTGTTATTTTATTTAGCAGGTATCATGCAATGCAAGGTAGGTGAGGGAATGTCTGTAAGGAGTCAATTATTAAAAGGAATATTAGAGGGGTGTATTTTAGCTATTATCTCCAAAGAATCTGTATATGGTTATGAATTAGCAATGAAATTACAAGGGCAGGGGATAGACGTAAGTGAAGGTTCTATTTATCCAATTTTATTACGGTTGCAAAAAGATAAGTTAATTCAAGGGGAAATGAGGAAATCCCCCAGTGGTCCTAATCGCAAATACTATACCCTGACTGCCAAAGGATACGAATCATTAGCAAGCTTTAAAAAGAATTGGAACAGTCTTAAGGTGCCGGTAGATCAATTATTAACAGAAGAGGAGGAAGTAGAATGAATAGTAACATTCTAATAGCTGAAAATAACGAAAAACGAAAATTGCTAGATGATGACAATAAGAAATTGTACGAGGATATGCTCCTGTACATTCGTTTATCATATGGAAAATCACAGCAAGAATCAGAAGAAATTTTAATGGAATTGTTAGACCATTTATTAATTCTGCAACGAGAAGGTAAAGATACTGCGGAGCTGTTTGGAGAGGATCCGAAACGGTATGCTGATCAAATTATTGAAGAATTACCAAAAACATTGACTAAAAAAAGAATGATGTTAATTTTTATGGGTCTGTTTTATTTTCTTGGTGTCAGTACTTTTTTTAATGGATTCTTTCACTCCATTTTGTATTATGGATTTGGGAAATTAGAAGGAAGCGAAACCTATTACTTAGGTACATTAACCGTAATTTCGCTCGTTTCTATCGGTATCGTTTTTGTCGTCGTTTATTATGTTATCCGTTATTTAAAATGGGTCTGTTTTAAACGTATAAATAAAGTAGTGGACTTCGGTCTGACCGCTGTTTTGTTTGGTATTATCCCCTTCAGTACTTTCCTTGCTTTGTTTTATTTGGTGCCA is a genomic window of Gracilibacillus salinarum containing:
- a CDS encoding MazG-like family protein; protein product: MNIDDFQQWVKNYYEERGWSELDIFIRIGFLAEETGEVARAIRALEIGRDRPDEVAGSLDEQKQELTEELGDVLGNLIVIANKYDISLESILQSHRKKLNSRYTDSN
- a CDS encoding MOSC domain-containing protein, whose translation is MLIGHIKEIVRHPVKSLRGEAVQQSKIMDYGLYGDRSHAYLDQTKETDFLTIAQFQEMVRYQARFVGEESLDKYPNVEVITPEGEVFDWQDQGLIEEMEDKSQRKISTRQYTPSHVPIGPIAVEHVLLATDASLDKLEELWGKDRVDLRRFRPNLFISLLDKKPFIEEEWIGRRIKIGQEVEMEFVGHCKRCMIITVDPEDAERDPSLHKTVIKERKNNFGVYASVIKTGDIHLDDEVHLVE
- a CDS encoding FadR/GntR family transcriptional regulator, with the protein product MQKRLSDSVADDLMSMITIEKRFVPGDKLPNENELSEELNISRTTLREAIRILVTNGILEIRRGKGTYIIDDLDIKSLESLSFLTDAKINAKDLYEMRLIFEPEAAYYATTRASDAELKRILDYGKQIEEKIKRYEDRTDVEQKFHKSIVKATHNEFMEKLMPVIYQAIDKGVILSKKKELAIKDTINDHNMIMEFMLNRNPEGARSAMRIHILHAMRELGIE
- the ilvD gene encoding dihydroxy-acid dehydratase — translated: MRRSDTIKIGVDRAPHRSLLYATGKVKAKDLGKPFIGICNSYIDIIPGHVHLREFAEVVKEAIIEAGGIPFEFNTIGVDDGIAMGHIGMRYSLPSRELIADSAETVINAHWFDGVFYIPNCDKITPGMLMAAARTNVPSVFVSGGPMEAGTSSSGKQLSLTSVFEGVGAYKSGKMTEEEFNDIENNACPTCGSCSGMFTANSMNCLMEMLGVALPGNGSIVATSDKRKELIREAAKHLIRMVDDDVKPRDIITKEAIDDAFALDMAMGGSTNTVLHTLAIANEAGIDYNLADVNKIAARVPYLAKIMPASDLSMDDINKAGGVSSIINELTKIPDAIHPDRLTITGKTMGELVSGYQITNEQVIRTKDNPYSPVGGLSILYGNIAPEGAVIKVGAVDPAIKEFEGEAIVFDSQEEAQEAIDNGAVKEGHVVVIRYEGPKGGPGMPEMLAPTSAIMGRGLGSTVALLTDGRFSGASRGISIGHISPEAAEGGPIALIENGDKIIIDLPNRTLNVNVSDDVLEERRKSLKPFEPKIKNGWLGRYSKLVTNASNGGVMSI
- a CDS encoding DUF1129 family protein, which translates into the protein MNSNILIAENNEKRKLLDDDNKKLYEDMLLYIRLSYGKSQQESEEILMELLDHLLILQREGKDTAELFGEDPKRYADQIIEELPKTLTKKRMMLIFMGLFYFLGVSTFFNGFFHSILYYGFGKLEGSETYYLGTLTVISLVSIGIVFVVVYYVIRYLKWVCFKRINKVVDFGLTAVLFGIIPFSTFLALFYLVPDMGTTITVPVYSLMIIGGIFFALGTLLFKKS
- a CDS encoding PadR family transcriptional regulator, translated to MSVRSQLLKGILEGCILAIISKESVYGYELAMKLQGQGIDVSEGSIYPILLRLQKDKLIQGEMRKSPSGPNRKYYTLTAKGYESLASFKKNWNSLKVPVDQLLTEEEEVE
- a CDS encoding HAD family hydrolase, producing MKKCLMMDLDDTLCDYQQAKHNAKRKIEQYVSAREINAERFWDRYEKIEPELFNQFTRKKITIAEYRFRRFAEALDSPTAEFVTTLNKIYMDEANQNIELFPDAKLFLEKLSESDFELALLTNGPADGQRKKIASLGLEKYIKHFYISSETGFSKPDKKAFCHVLDALHVVESQAWMIGDSIKYDMEGAKASGMRGILVDRYHRYTGRDWVKVGSLTELLGTKRHFIE
- a CDS encoding GNAT family N-acetyltransferase encodes the protein MIRKLNANDHDSVMALIGHKPAENLFIIGDIEAYGYDADIQELWGQFENEKLIAILLRYEQNYIPFSEQAYDVQGFAEIINNAGGRLEISGLKYIIEPLKPLIKREVKKLHETYYAKCSAISYEVEQERLLQVSYLQASEYKDNVDMLRSIPEFEGGYFSVEARKREAEDKTGRTYIVRNEQGTMVASASSTAENSQSAMIVGVGTRPAYERQGYATLCMEKLCSELLAEGKSLCLFYDNPAAGNIYKRMGFEDIGFWTMIRYE